The segment TGCGTGGAGAGGTTCCTGATCCGCTTCAGCATCACCCCGAGCCGGTTGTCGGTGAGGGTGTTGTCGGCGACGACCGTCCCGAGGCTGTCGTTGGCCGCGGCCTCGTGCCCGACGATGTTCGTCAGCATGATGCCCGCGTCCTTGTTCTCCCGTGCGGTGTTGCCGCGGAAGACGGCCCGGGTGGACTTCTCCTGCCCCAGCCCCCAGGTGCCGTTCTTCTCGGCGGTCACCTCCCGGACGGTGAGCCGGTCGGTCCGGGACGCCCACAGGCCGCCCTTGGCGAACCCGGAGAGCGTCAGGGAGCGGATCGTCACCCCGGTGACGTCGGCGCTCTCCGTACCGGTGACACAGATCCCGTTGCCCGCCTTCGCACAGGCGCTCTCGGCCCGGTGCTTCGTCTCCGCGGCGGCCGGGGGCGCGATCACGGTGCCGGGGCCCGAGCCGCGCAGGGTGATACCGGAGGTGGTGATCTCCACGCTTTCGCGGTACGTCCCCGGGGACACCAGGATCACATCGCCCGGCGCGGCGGCGTCCACCGCGGCCTGGACGGACTCACCGGGGTGGACGGTGTGGCGGCCGCCGTGGTGCGCGGGCGCGGCGGCGACCCCGGCGGCGACCGCGGCGGCCGCGACGGCCAGCGCACCCGCGCGGCGCCGATACTGACGGTATGAATGGTGGCTTTTGTGATGATTGCTCATATGGTGAAGCTAGGGGCGTTCCCCGGCACCTGCCACACGGAGTGACCCGAAGGCTCCCCGGTGTGCTGCGACCGGGTTGTTTCCGTGGATCCGGTGGACCGTCCCCCGATCGGCCCCGACAGGCTGCGGGACCGGCACCCCGGCGATGATCATGAGGCCATGAGGATCTATGTGACCGGCGTCTTCGTCGACGACCAGGACAAGGCCCTGAGCTTCTACACCGACATCCTGGGCTTCGTGAAGAAGACCGAGATCCCTCTGGGCGCCGCCCGCTGGCTGACCGTCGTCTCCCCGGAGGACCCGGACGGCACCGAACTGCTCCTGGAGCCCGACGGCCACCCCGCGGTGAAGCCGTACACGACCGCCCTGGTCCGCGACGGCATCCCGGCCGCGTCCTTCGCCGTGACCGACGTCCGCGCCGAGTACGACCGGCTGCGCGCCCTCGGGGTGCGTTTCACCCAGGAGCCGACGGCCATGGGCCCCGTCACCACGGCGATCCTGGACGACACCTGCGGCAATCTGATCCAGCTGATGCACACCGACTGAGTTGGTGCGTAGCGGACAGGCCGAATAGGGGATTCGCTCCGTCCCGGCCGGCTGCCGGGGCGGAGCGAAGGGGGGTCGTACGGGGTCGGGCTCAGCGGGTGTTTGCGAGGCGGCGCCGGTAGAGCACGGCGGCTCCGCCCGCGAGGGCGAGTGCCGTGCCGGAACCGCCGGCAAGGAGCAGAGGGGAGGGCGAGGGGCCCTCCGCCGGGTGCCGGAGGTCGTAGCCGCTGGAGTAGCCCGTGGTGTCGTACTCCGAGCCGGGGAGTTTGTCGGCGTAGCGGGCCTTGACCAGTTTCTGGTAGTCGCTGAGCGATACCGACGCCTGGCCGCCCAGTCCTTCCCGGGCCTGTTCGTTGAGCGGCTCGACGGTGGAGAGTTTGAGCTGGTACCAGCCCCGGATCTGCGGTTCGGTGAAGACCAGTGTGCCCAAGGTGGCCTTGCCGGCGTAGACGGCGTCGCTGTCGCCGTCGCGCACGCCCGCCAGGTGCCAGCCGCCGCCCTGGGTGGGGGCGAGCATGACGGTGGCGTTGCGGCCGTTGACGGTGGTGCTCAGCGAGGACACCAGCTGCGTCAGCTTGACCGCCTCGGTGGGCAGCGGCCGGGCGGTGCCCGCGACGAACTCGGGGGTGATCTCGTTCCGCGCCACCGGGTCCTTGATCGTGAAGACCGGGAGGTCCTGGCAGGGCTCGGCCGTTTCGGGGATCATCTGCACCGGCTCGCCGGCGTTGCCGGTGGGCAGCGGAGTGCGCAGGAAGCGGCAGACGGCGTTGCGGACATCGGTGGATTTCACGGCGCTGAGGGCGGCCTGGTAGTCGGGGATGTCGGCCGGGAGAGGGTCCTTCGCCGGGGCCGCGTGCGTCGGACCCACGACGGACAGCAACGCGGACGCACTCACGGCGAGGACGAGGGACAGACGGGAGAACCGGGAGGCTACCCGCTTGCTGGACTTCTTGGTGTCGCTGGTGTCGCGCATGTCGCCTGCCTTAGCGGGAGATCCCGATGCGGGAGTGGGTCCACTTGGACGAGCTGTTGCTCACGTAGTCGTTGTAGTTCCACCAGGTGTACGTGGTGGTGTCCGGCCATGGGTCGGCCACGGCGATCGTGTTGTTCGACGTGTCGAAGCCGTAGACCACGTTCATATGGCCGCCACCGGACGACCAGCCGATGCGGGCACCGATCGGCCGGGCCGCCTTGACGTCGGTGTACACCTGGTTGAACGTGGCCGCGCTGCTCAGGCCCGAGCCGGTGTGGGTCAGGCCCAGGCTGCTCCAGCCCTTGGCCATATCGTCGAGCGTGGCGGGCTGGTTGTTGCAGCCGTAGTAGGGCTGAGCCCGGTTGCAGAAGTCCGTCTGGGTGGAGCCGAAGCCCTGGAACTTGGCAATGGTCAGCCCGGAGGCGACCCAGCACCACTGGGTCTTCTCCTGCTTCAGCATGGTGATGGTGTCCTGACCCGCTTCCGCGTGGGCCGTGCCTCCCGCGGACGCGAGTGATCCCAAGGCGGCCAGCGCGATGGCCGACGCCGTGGTTCCGTACCTGAACCTGCCCATTTTCCTGCCTTCCCCTGATGGGTGCAACGAGATGAACGGGGCAATCTGGCAGATATATGACAACGCATCATGTTTGCGGGCAGATGCAAGACTTGCGGGTCGGTACCCCCTACTGATTACTCATCGGACAATCGTGCGAATCGGCCGCTTGCGGCTCATCTCTTCCTGCCGAAGCGGGCCTCGCCGGCCTCCATGCCTGTTCGTACGGACCAAGGCCGCGATGTGCCGAAGCCGAGCGGCCATCACAGCCGGGGCGCCCACTCCGTCCGAAGCACGGTTTCGTGAAGCCGGGAGATTTTCGCGGACGATCGCGGCGGTGACGGGGCCACCCATGGGCAGGCGTGAGGCGCCACTCCGTCAGGTGCGGACCGCACTGCACTCCGAGAGCGCGGTCGAACGGTTGTCCCGTCGGACACTTTCGGGTGGAGTCTTGGTCCTCACCCTGGTTCGGACTGCGTCTTCCTCTGAAGATCTCACCAGGAGTCACTCACGTGACCGCCTTCGTGCGCTGTGGGCGGCCCTCGTCGGCAAGGAGTGGGATTCATGACGAATCGCTTCGCACGGACGGTGCGCGGTGTGCGCCTGATCGCGGTGGCGTTGGCAACGGTCGCGGGGACGGCGCTGTTCGCGGCACCGTCGGCCAGCCCGGCGGAGAACTGCGGGACCCATCAGGTCTGTGTGTGGGACCAGGACGACAACCAGGGGCAGATCATCCGGTTCGACGCGCCGACGGACGGCACCTGTATCTCCGCCACGCAGACATGGCCGGACGGGACCACCGCGGCCGTGCGTAGCGTCTACAACCAGCTCGACACCGGCTCGGTCGCCCAGCTGACCCCCTCCGACTGCTCGGGGGAGACCATCGGAGAGGTTCTGGGGCACAAGACCGGCGCGAACACCCAGGACGTGGGGTCCTTCCGGGTGTTCCGGGGCTGTGCCCCCGGGAACGTCTGCTTCTGGGCGAACGGTGACTTCACCGGCGAGATGGCGACCAAGCCGTGGGCCAATTTCTGCCAGAACACCAGGGGGATCACCGCCACGGCCGTCTACAACAACAGCGGCAGCACCATCAATCTCTATGCGGGAAACTTCTGCCTGGGCGCCAACTGGCTCCGGACCATCGAGACGGGCAAAGCCGCCCCGCTGAGTGAATGGGTGGGCCGCTGGAACCTCGCCTGACCCGGAGCACTTGGCGCTACGCGTCCCCCTGGACCCCCTGTACGGCGGATCCGGCGTGCGGCGCGGCGGGCAGGACCCGTCCCTTCGAGGCCGCCCCGCCCCGGGTGGCCGGGCCAGAGTCAGTAGGGCGGTGGCCCACAGCATCGCCTTCGTGGAAGGTGCCCTTGTCCAGGGCACCTTCTACGACCTGGGGGGAGTGGGTCTACCTCCTGGAGAACGGCTTCGCCGCTACGTGGTTCTTCGGCTACCGCTCGGTGCCGGAGATGGCCCCTTTCGTCGGTGAGGAGATCATCTGCCTCACCCTGAACCGCCATGACGCCCCCGCGTTGATCCTCCACGCACCCGGTGACGGACGGACGTGGCAGACAGAGTTCGGTGACAGCACGGACCGGTCTCCGGACCTGGACGACGCGCTGCGGGCAGCAGGGGCCGTCTTTCCGTCCCTCACCGACGGCGTCTCGACCGAAGACGACCGAACCACCGTGGAAGAAGGACTGCTCCCGCTGGCGCTGCTCCCCATGCCAGTGGTCTGACCGGATGGCCGATGTGGCCCCTCCGTTCGCGTCAGTGGGCTGACAGGCACCGGCTGCCCGGGCTGCGGGACGCTACGGGGGCGGGCGTCGTACGGTGCGCCCATAACCACGATGGTCTCGCTGGGGCCACAGGCGCAAGCCGACCCCCACCCCAGGAATACTCCGCCCGCCTCCGCGGACACGCTGAGGGACTGTCTCCTTGACAGGCTATGGGCGCCATTCCTGGCGGTAGGCGGGGTGCTCGGCGTATGACTGGGCAAGGACTCGCAGCGCGTATGCCACACCGGTCGAGCGGGAGTCCGAGGGGTCCATGGCCTTGTACTCGTTCGCCAGTTGCTCGGTCGGGTCGAGCGTGGGGAGATGGCTGTCGAGAAGAGCCTCGCCGCCCAGGTTGCGGCCACGTTAGGCGTAGGCGTGGTTGTCGTCCGTGATGCGTGCGACGAGGAACTTCACAAGGTCGTCCGTGCGCAGCGCGGAGCGCGAGTCGGGGAGTGTCCGGACGAGGTGCCGGCAGACCAGGGCGTTGAACTGCCGGTTGCCCATGTGCGGCTCGGCGGCGTCTCCGGCAGCGCGACGCCGTACACCGGCTGATCACCGTGGACGGGGAAGATCAGACCTGCGCGAACAGTCTCCTGGCCCGAACGCCGACGTTGCCAGCCCGGTCGTAGTCGAAGACGCTGCCCGCACCACGGGGTACGACGGAACCTTCACCGGCATGTATCTCAACGAGCCCCCGGAGTGTGGGGAAAACGCCATGACCTGGGAGAACGCATGATCTAGGATCCCGAAAATGAGCACCGAATCGCTGTATCTCACGGTCCTCGGGTGTGCGACGCCGTACCCGAGTCCGGACAACCCGTGCTCCGGCTATCTGGTGTCGAGCGGCTCCACCCGCATCTGGGTGGACGCCGGGAGCGGCACCCTCGGACCGCTCCAGCGCCATGTACGGCTGGACGAACTCGACGCCATCTGGATCTCGCACCTGCACGCCGACCACAGCGCGGACCTCCTCACCGCGTACTACGGCGCCCTGTTCGCGGACATCCGCCTGCCGGGACCGATCCCCCTCTACGGTCCCGCAGGCATCGCCGACCGGCTGGCGGACTACCTCACCAACTCACCGGTTCGCAGCCCCGTCGAATCCGCCTTCCAGATCACCGAACTGCACGACGGGCACCGGGCGACCGTCGGCTCGCTCCGGCTCACCAGCCGGGCCGTTTCCCACGGCATGCCCGCCTTCGCCGTCCGCATCGAGGCGGCGGGGGCGTCGCTGGTGTACTCGGGGGACACCGCACCGTGCCCCGCGCTCACCGAACTGGCCGAGGGAAGCGACGTACTGCTGTGCGAGGCTGAAAGCGCACAGGCACCGACCGAGGGCGAACAAGTCCACCACACACCCGAAGACACCGGCGACACCGCCCGTGCGGCCGGGGTGGGGCGGCTCATCGTCACCCACGTCGGCCGATTCCTCACCCCCCGACAAGCGGTGAACCGTGCCGCGGCCCGGTTCGACGGCCCCGTCGACTACGCCGAGCCCGGCACCACCTTCGAGATCGGTCCCGCCGTCACACCCACCGTGGTGCGGCCAGCCGACTGACAGCGTTCGAGGCAGCCCCAACGGACACCACTCGGACGCGACCCGGGGGTTCGGCGAAAGAGAGTCTCGTGCCCAGACATTCCGTGCGACGAACCATCGTGCTTCTCGGCACCGCGGCCGCGCGCCGGCTCAGGTGAACGCGGTGGGGAGGCGCAGCGGTTCGGATCGTCGGGCGCCGGGTCTGCGGACTTGGACGACGCGCTGCGGGCGGCAGGGGCCGCCCGAGGATCCGGGGGAGTGGGGGTCAGACGGCCGGGGGCCGAGGGTGGGTTTGGTTGCGGCGCAAGAGGGCGGCGCCGAGGGGGGTGAGGGTGTGCAGCACGGTGACCGCATGGCGGTGACTGTCGATGATGCCCGCTTCGCGGAGGGCTCTGGTGTGGAGGCTGATGGAGCCGGCCGACAGACCCGTGGCCCGGATGAGTTCGGTTGAGGTCGCGCCTGATGCGCATGCGGCGAGGATGCCGGCGCGGCTGCGCCCGATCAGTTTCCCGAGGGCTGGACGGGTCTCCGCGGAAGGGGGTGTCTGTGCGCGCGGGTGCAGCACGGGGTAGACGAGTACCTGTGGCAACCGAGGGTCGGCGATGGTGACCGGACTGTGCCAGCAGAAGTAGGACGGGATCAAGGTCAGGCCCCGTCCGTCCAGGTACACGTCGCCACTCCTGGTGTGGTGCAGGAGTTCCAGCACCGGGGGCCGCCATCTCATGGCGGGGGCGAGGCTGGTGAGCAGACCGTCGATTCCACCGTCGAGCATGGCCCGGGTCCGTAAGGTGTGTTCGCTGCCCAGGCGTGAGGCGATGTGCTCGGTGTACGGGGCGATTGCCGCGGAGTGGTAGGTGTGCAGGGCATGGACCAGTGCGGTCCGACCTTCGGCGTCGGCCAGTCGGCGTAGCCGGGCCTGGCGGCTGTCGGTGCCGACGAGACGGTCGAGCTCCGAGACGGCCCGGGTTCGTGGGGTCGCCAAGATGGCTTCCAGCCCGGCCTGGAGGCCTTCGGAGGCTTCCGGCGGGGTGAGGAAATCCGGGAAGTATCTGGCCCGGGGGAGGGCCGGCAGCAGCAGGGTGCGAACGAGCGGGCCGAGGCCGCGCTCGGTCAGGCGTCGCGTGGTGACGCGATGCCACTCCGCGAAGGCCCAGCGGCCCCGGCGGGTCTGCAGGCGGTGCAGGCTGAGGACGGTCTCCCACAGCGGGTCAGGACTGGATGCCCTCCGCGTCCGGGCGAGATCCGACTCCGTGAAATGTATGCGGAGCATCTCATTCCCCCCCTGCGGCCTGCGCTGTTTTATTCCGCTAAAAGAGTGTGTCGCGCGTGCTGGAGCCCTGCCAAGCTGCGTGCGGCCCCGGTGGGGGCCGCCCCTTCCGGGTCGGCGCCGGGGTGGCGGGGTCCGGAGCCGCCTGCCGACTCTGACCGGCCGTATTCCGGCCGGCCCGAATGCCGTTGTCGCCCATAGGGCTCATCTGCGCGATTCACGTCAGGAACCGTCATTACCGGAGCAAAGGAGATCCAAGTGATCGGAAACGTACGATCCAAGATGGCCAAGACCGGGGCTGCGGCCCTGCTCATGACAGGTGCCTTCGCCACACCGGCCCTGGCCCAGACCGATCCCAACGCCGCCGAAATCGCCGCCCTCGTGGCCGGCAGGGAGGACTGCCCGCCGCGGTACGCCTGTCTGTGGGTCCACGCGAACTGGAGCGGGTCGCGGTGGCAGGGCCAGGACAACAACCCGACCCTCCCGTCATTTATCGACATGAAGGCCTCGTCCACGTACAACAACGGCATCAACTGCCCCGTTCACTTCGACACCGTCAGGGGGTACGGCGGCCACGTCATGGCCGAGGGGCTGGGCAGCTACCGTCAGAACCTGGCGCTCAACCCGATACCGAACGGGAACGGCCCCCACGACAACTTCAATGACCGGTTCAGGTCGATGTACTGGTGCAGTCGCTGACATGCGTCCCGCCACCGTCAAAGCCACCCTGTTGGTGTTGATGGCCGGCCTGCTCTCCGGCTGCGGCAGCTCGCAGCCGGAGGGTACGCGGGTACCTGACCACCTCGACCGGAGCACAGTGGACATGGTCACCAACACCGGGGACTACCCGGCTCGGCAGTACCAGGTGGCGCTGGTCGACCTTGCGCTGACCCGGAAGTGCATGCGGGACGCCGGGATCCCGTGGAAAGGCGGCGTCCACCGGCCCCATCCGGACGCCGACGAGGGCGGCGGGGTCGGCGCCGACTGGGTCCGGCAGCATGGGTACGGTCTGTCCGAGGCCAAGCCGTCCGACGGGCAGAACGGGCAGAACGGGCAAGCCGGCGACAGCGACCATCCACGGCTGCGCGAAACCCTCCTCGGTCCGCCCACCGCACTCGCCAAGCTGACCGCCCCGGGCGGCATCGTCTACTGGTACCCGAAGCAGGGCTGTGCGGCGAAAGCCCACGCCTCCGTGTACGGCGACCTCGACACCTGGGCACGGATCACGTACCTGCCGCAGGAGATCGGCCTCGGCCTGTTCGGGAAGGCGACCTCCGACCGGCGTTACCGGGCCGCGCTCGGGCGCTGGCGGACGTGTATGAGCCAGTACGGGTACACCTACGATTCGCCGTCCAGCATCGCCTCGGCCCTGAGCAAGGCATTCGAGTACTCCTCCGAGCCGCTGGATCGGCGCCGGAAGAAGGAGATCACCATCGCGGTACAGGACCTGGGCTGTAACCAGCAGGTCGGGCTTTCCAGGACCGGGCTGCGGCTGCGGCGGGAGTTCGCGCGCACCATCGAGCCGCGGCAACGTGCGGAGATGACCCGGCTGTCCGGCCTGTTCACCGAGGCCGAGCAGCGCAGCAGGATCCTCTCCCGCTGACCGTCCCCGCTGACGTGCGCGGTCCGTGATCCGGTAGGAGAGACGGTCATCCGGCCGTGCCGCCGGTCACCAGTGACAACGGCCCGATGCCGGTGGCCCGGGCACCGACGCCGAACGAGCGGCCGGGGCGGGCCGGGTTCAGGGGCGGTGGCGGTGTTCCGCCGCGGCGGTCAGGTCGCGGCAGAAGTCGCCGAAGCCGAGTCCGGCGGCGTCCAGGGCCATGGGGTATGTACTCGTCAGTGTCATCCCGGGTGCGACGTTCGTCTCCAGTACCACCACCTCTCCGTGGGGGGTGACGATCGCGTCCGTACGGGACAGATCCCGCAGTCCCAGCGCCCGGTGGGCGGTGACCGCGACCCGCGCGGCCTCCTCGGCCGCCGCCGCGGAGATCCGTGCCGGGCGGTGGAACTCGACGGCGCCCGGGGTGTAGCGGGCGGTGTAGTCGTACAGCCCCTCCGCCGCGATCTCGACCGGAGGGAGCGCGAAGGGGCCCTCGCCCAGGTCGCCGACCCCGATGGCGATCTCGGTGCCGGTCACGAGGCGTTCGATCAGGGCCTCGTCGTGGTAGGCGAAGCACGCCATCAGCGCTTCCGGGAGCTGCTCGGCCGTATCGACCCGGCTCACCCCGAACGCCGAGCCGCCCGCCCGTGGTTTCACGAACAGCGGCAGCCCCAGCCTCTCGGTGATCCGCCCGGTGAGCGCGGCGGCCCCCAGATCGTGGAACGCCTCCTTCGGCAGGGTCACCGACGCGGGCGTGACCAGTCCGGCCCGCGCGAACACCTCCTTCGCGACCGCCTTGTCGAACGCGGCCCGGCACGCCCCCGGCCGGGCACCCACATACGGGACCCCGGCCAGCTCCAGGATCTCCTTGATGGTGCCGTCCTCGCCCGCGGTGCCGTGCAGTACGGGGAAGACCACGGCGCCGGAGGCGTCGGCGAGGCCCGGCAGCAGGTCCGTGCCCACGTCCCGCAGGTCGACTTCGACGCCGACGCGGCGCAGTGCGTCGGCGATCCGGGCGCCGGACTTCTGGGACACCTCGCGCTCGGGCGAGAGCCCGCCCGCGATGACGACGACCCGCAGATCGGTCATTCCTTCTTCTCCCTCGGTGCTCGTCATGCCTGGTCGGGGCCGGGGGCCTGGGGGCCGGTGCTGTCGGCGCGGGCCGAGGTGCCGAAGGTGTCCCGCAGCCGCAACTCCGCCCCGATCACATCCGCCAGACGCCGCACCCCGTCGTTGATCCGTTCCGGCGGCGGGTAACAGTACGACAGCCGCATGGCCCGGCGTCCGCCGCCGTCCGCGTAGAACCCGGTACCGGGCACATACGCCACCCTCGACTGAATCGCCCTCGGAAGCATCGCCTTGGAGTCCAGCCCCTCCGGCAGCGTCACCCACACGAAGAACCCGCCCCCGGGCCGGGTCCACGAGACCGCGGGCGGCATGTACTTCTCCAGCGCGTCGAGCATCGCGCCCCGCCGCTCCCGGTACATCTCCCGGAAGTCCTCCAACTGGGTCCGCCACGGCTGGGTGCGCAGATACCGGTCGACCGCGAGCTGGTTGAAGACCGCGTGCGAGAGCATCGCGCTCTCGGCGGCCAGCACCAGCTTCTCCCGTACGGCCGCCGGGGCCAGTGCCCAGCCGACCCGCAGACCGGGCGCCAGCGTTTTCGAGAACGAGCCGAGATAGATCACATCGGCGGGGGCGTCCGCGCGCAGGGCCCGCATCGGCTTCTCCGCGTCCAAGTGCAGCAGTCCGTACGGGTTGTCCTCCACGACGAGGACCCCGGCCCGCCGGCACACCTCCAGCACCCGGGGCCGGCGCTCCTCGGAGAGCGTGACCCCGGCCGGATTCTGGAAAGTGGGCACGGTGTAGAAGAGCTTCGCGGGCCGCCCCTCCCGGGCCAGCCGGGCAAAGGTCTCCGCCAGCGCCTCCGGCACCACCCCGGCCTCGTCCATGGCCACATGCACGATATTCGCCTGGTAGGCGGCGAAGACACCGATCGCGGTGACATAGGTGGGGGCCTCGGTCACCACCGTGTCCCCGGGGTCGACGAACACCCGGGTCACCAGATCGAGGGCCTGCTGCGAGCCGACCGTCACCACGACATCGTCCGGATGCCCGTCGATGCCCTCGGCCGCCATCACCCGGCAGATGGTCTCCCGCAGCCCCGGGTCGCCCTGCGCGGACCCGTACTGCAACGCCACCGGCCCCCGCTCCGCGACCAGTTCCGCCATCAGCGCGCCGACCGCGTCCATCGGCAGCGCCGCGACGTTCGGCATCCCGCCCGCCAGCGATACGATCTCCGGCCGCGCCGCGACCGCGAACAGCGCCCGCACCTCCGAGGCGACCATTCCCGCCGCCCGCGCCGCATAGCTCCCGCGCCACGGATCGACCCGCGAACCCGACCGGGAAGGCTCATCAGACTGCATCGGCACGCTCCTGTCCGTCACCGTCCAAGGTCACCGACACTACCGAGCGCGCGTGATCACCGGGCGGCATTCCGCGAGGCCGCACCCGCCGGGCGAGGCCGCCGCGGGCCGGACGCGGGTCACGGCCGGTAAATGGCTGGCGCGCCGCCGCGGGGCGGGTCTACTCTTCGTCGAGTTCCGCCGGGAGGGCCGCGTGCCACACCCGGCCGGTCGGTTCGCTGTTCGGTTCGTTGTTCGGTTCGTAGAGGAAGCAGGAGGTGAGGACAGTGATGACGGTCACGGTATCGGGCGCTGCCCGCACTCAGGAGTTCATCCATTCCACCCCTGTGGCCTCCGGCTGACACCCACCCGATTTCCGCGCGCCGAGCGCGCCGCCGGGGCCACCCTCTGAAGGGTTTCCCCATCTTGTCCAGCAGTCTGCTCGACTCTTCTTCCGATGCCCACCACGATGTTCTCGCCTCCTACGGCTGGGACACCGGCTGGGACGCGGACTTCGCCCCGTACGCCGCCGAAGGTCTCCTCGCCGGCCGGGTCGTGCGCGTCGACCGCGGTCAGTGCGATGTCGTGACCGCCGACGGGGTCGTCCGCGCCGATACGGCGTTCGTCACGCCCCATGACCCGCTGCGGGTCATCTGCACCGGCGACTGGGCCGTCCTCGAACCGCCCGGCGGCGACCCGCGGTACGTCCGGACCTACCTCCCGCGCCGTACCGCCTTCGTCCGCTCCACCTCGTCCAAGCGCTCCGAGGGGCAGATCCTCGCCGCCAACGTGGACACCGCGATCATCGCCGTATCGCTCGCGGTGGAGCTCGACCTCGGGCGGGTCGAGCGCTTCCTCGCACTGGCCTGGGAGAGCGGGGCGGCCCCGGTCGTCGTGCTCACCAAGTGCGATCTCGTACCGGACGCGACCGGGCTCGGATACCTCGTCTCCGATGTCGAGGCCGTCGCGCCCGGCGCGCAGGTCCTGCCGGTCAGTTCCCACACGGGGGAGGGCCTGGAGGTGCTCGCCGCCGTCGTCGCGGGCGGTACCAGCGTGCTGCTCGGTGTCTCCGGCGCCGGGAAGTCCACCCTCGCCAATGCCCTCGTCGGTGACGACAGCATGCATGTCGAGGCCGTCCGTGAGGTGGACGGCAAGGGCCGGCACACCACCACGACCCGCAATCTGCTGCCGCTGCCCGGCGGCGGTGTGCTCATGGACACGCCCGGACTGCGGGGCGTCGGCATGTTCGACGCGACCACCGGAGTCAACCAGGTCTTCGCGGAGATCGAGGCGCTGGCCGCCGACTGCCGTTTCCACGACTGCGCCCACCAGGCCGAACCGGGGTGCGCGGTGCTCGCCGCCGTCGACGCGGGGACGCTGTCGGAGCGGCGGCTGGACAGCTTCCGCAAGCTCGTGCGGGAGAACCGGTACATCGTGGCGAAGACCGACGCGCGGGCGCG is part of the Streptomyces qinzhouensis genome and harbors:
- a CDS encoding peptidase inhibitor family I36 protein, with the protein product MTNRFARTVRGVRLIAVALATVAGTALFAAPSASPAENCGTHQVCVWDQDDNQGQIIRFDAPTDGTCISATQTWPDGTTAAVRSVYNQLDTGSVAQLTPSDCSGETIGEVLGHKTGANTQDVGSFRVFRGCAPGNVCFWANGDFTGEMATKPWANFCQNTRGITATAVYNNSGSTINLYAGNFCLGANWLRTIETGKAAPLSEWVGRWNLA
- a CDS encoding VOC family protein: MRIYVTGVFVDDQDKALSFYTDILGFVKKTEIPLGAARWLTVVSPEDPDGTELLLEPDGHPAVKPYTTALVRDGIPAASFAVTDVRAEYDRLRALGVRFTQEPTAMGPVTTAILDDTCGNLIQLMHTD
- a CDS encoding peptidase inhibitor family I36 protein; translation: MIGNVRSKMAKTGAAALLMTGAFATPALAQTDPNAAEIAALVAGREDCPPRYACLWVHANWSGSRWQGQDNNPTLPSFIDMKASSTYNNGINCPVHFDTVRGYGGHVMAEGLGSYRQNLALNPIPNGNGPHDNFNDRFRSMYWCSR
- a CDS encoding MBL fold metallo-hydrolase, giving the protein MSTESLYLTVLGCATPYPSPDNPCSGYLVSSGSTRIWVDAGSGTLGPLQRHVRLDELDAIWISHLHADHSADLLTAYYGALFADIRLPGPIPLYGPAGIADRLADYLTNSPVRSPVESAFQITELHDGHRATVGSLRLTSRAVSHGMPAFAVRIEAAGASLVYSGDTAPCPALTELAEGSDVLLCEAESAQAPTEGEQVHHTPEDTGDTARAAGVGRLIVTHVGRFLTPRQAVNRAAARFDGPVDYAEPGTTFEIGPAVTPTVVRPAD
- a CDS encoding papain-like cysteine protease family protein, with amino-acid sequence MGRFRYGTTASAIALAALGSLASAGGTAHAEAGQDTITMLKQEKTQWCWVASGLTIAKFQGFGSTQTDFCNRAQPYYGCNNQPATLDDMAKGWSSLGLTHTGSGLSSAATFNQVYTDVKAARPIGARIGWSSGGGHMNVVYGFDTSNNTIAVADPWPDTTTYTWWNYNDYVSNSSSKWTHSRIGISR
- a CDS encoding D-alanine--D-alanine ligase family protein — encoded protein: MTDLRVVVIAGGLSPEREVSQKSGARIADALRRVGVEVDLRDVGTDLLPGLADASGAVVFPVLHGTAGEDGTIKEILELAGVPYVGARPGACRAAFDKAVAKEVFARAGLVTPASVTLPKEAFHDLGAAALTGRITERLGLPLFVKPRAGGSAFGVSRVDTAEQLPEALMACFAYHDEALIERLVTGTEIAIGVGDLGEGPFALPPVEIAAEGLYDYTARYTPGAVEFHRPARISAAAAEEAARVAVTAHRALGLRDLSRTDAIVTPHGEVVVLETNVAPGMTLTSTYPMALDAAGLGFGDFCRDLTAAAEHRHRP
- a CDS encoding right-handed parallel beta-helix repeat-containing protein, which translates into the protein MSNHHKSHHSYRQYRRRAGALAVAAAAVAAGVAAAPAHHGGRHTVHPGESVQAAVDAAAPGDVILVSPGTYRESVEITTSGITLRGSGPGTVIAPPAAAETKHRAESACAKAGNGICVTGTESADVTGVTIRSLTLSGFAKGGLWASRTDRLTVREVTAEKNGTWGLGQEKSTRAVFRGNTARENKDAGIMLTNIVGHEAAANDSLGTVVADNTLTDNRLGVMLKRIRNLSTHSNEITGNCAGIFVVSDESRPGSGDITIRSNTIHENNKFCAATPRLPAIQGSGIVLTGSDATLIKGNSVRGHQSDTLLAGGIVLAESYVGATNTDNVIEHNTVTENVAADLVDRGNGTGNTFRKNSCASSKPAGLC
- a CDS encoding ArsR/SmtB family transcription factor, which produces MLRIHFTESDLARTRRASSPDPLWETVLSLHRLQTRRGRWAFAEWHRVTTRRLTERGLGPLVRTLLLPALPRARYFPDFLTPPEASEGLQAGLEAILATPRTRAVSELDRLVGTDSRQARLRRLADAEGRTALVHALHTYHSAAIAPYTEHIASRLGSEHTLRTRAMLDGGIDGLLTSLAPAMRWRPPVLELLHHTRSGDVYLDGRGLTLIPSYFCWHSPVTIADPRLPQVLVYPVLHPRAQTPPSAETRPALGKLIGRSRAGILAACASGATSTELIRATGLSAGSISLHTRALREAGIIDSHRHAVTVLHTLTPLGAALLRRNQTHPRPPAV
- a CDS encoding PLP-dependent aminotransferase family protein is translated as MQSDEPSRSGSRVDPWRGSYAARAAGMVASEVRALFAVAARPEIVSLAGGMPNVAALPMDAVGALMAELVAERGPVALQYGSAQGDPGLRETICRVMAAEGIDGHPDDVVVTVGSQQALDLVTRVFVDPGDTVVTEAPTYVTAIGVFAAYQANIVHVAMDEAGVVPEALAETFARLAREGRPAKLFYTVPTFQNPAGVTLSEERRPRVLEVCRRAGVLVVEDNPYGLLHLDAEKPMRALRADAPADVIYLGSFSKTLAPGLRVGWALAPAAVREKLVLAAESAMLSHAVFNQLAVDRYLRTQPWRTQLEDFREMYRERRGAMLDALEKYMPPAVSWTRPGGGFFVWVTLPEGLDSKAMLPRAIQSRVAYVPGTGFYADGGGRRAMRLSYCYPPPERINDGVRRLADVIGAELRLRDTFGTSARADSTGPQAPGPDQA
- a CDS encoding DUF6221 family protein, giving the protein MGGEALLDSHLPTLDPTEQLANEYKAMDPSDSRSTGVAYALRVLAQSYAEHPAYRQEWRP